GTACGGTAGCCGGATACATGCTGCCTAGAAATTACGGCCGGCGCAAGTGCGCCGGCCGTTTCTCTTGTTTCCGCTGAATTGGGTCTTTACACCCGCTCTCCGGCCGTGTACAGGCCGGCTCTTACCTCGAACTGTGGCAGGTGTGCCGCGGGCTACCGATGCTGCACCAGAAATCCACCAACTGCTACAATTGACTCAGTAGCACTACTGTGGAAGAGCACTTCTGCATCGGCAGCTTTGCCGCTTGCTTTATTCACGTCAGGCCGCCCCTTGGGATATTTCCCAATTTAACCCTACTTATTTTTCCAGCAGATGTACTACCAGTTCAGCAGCCACGTGGGAAAGCGCAAAACACGCGGTATTAATGAGCAGGCTTTTGCTGACAATCAGCCAGCGGGAATCAGCAGGAAACAACCGAAAATAGGTTATTGTATTGTAGGCTACAATGAACGGCAGTTCGATGTACTCCGTCTCAAAGTTCGGAAATAGCAGCCGTGATATATTTAGGAGCAGCACTACAAAGATGACTAAGGACAGGCTATACAGCACCAGCACAGCTATTTCGGCATAGTTGTATTCCGATTTGCGGAAGAACAGCCACGTGATGAACGCATAAAGCGGTAGCAGTGCCATCTGCATTAGAGAGAAGTAATGCCGGAAATAATCCTGCGAGTCGTCGCTCATCCCATAGAGCTTAAACACGAGGGCTTTGATAAAATACTGTCCTAGCGCCGTGACTGTAATTGCCACGAAAAACATAGAGAAGGGCTTTTGGTGTCGGTAGCGCTGCCCTGCCAGATACTCGCGCTGCATGTCGCCGGGCAGCCGGATTAGCTCTTTTAGAGTGTATAGAAAACCTTTGTCAAGGTGCGTGAAAAGGTGAAACACCTCGTGTAGCAGATGAGGAAATGAAATCCGGTGCGTGGCATAGCTCTGCCCACATTCCTGGCAGAAATGCCCGTGGCCCCGGTTGCCGCAATTGCGGCAGATACTGGAAGCGACAGGGTGTGCTGAGCGGGCGAGTTCCGGCATTGCGGCAGGCGATAATTGGGTAATGCTGATGTTGGTATGGCCTAAAATAATACTTCATATCAAGTGTGGAGTAGGCCCTAGCAACATCCCTCTTTTTCTATACCTTCCGGGGTCTATTTTAAGCTCCTCCCTATCCATGCTCTTCCGTATCCTTTCTCGCCTGCCGCTGCTGGTGCTGCTGGCGTTGCTGTGTGCCTGCTCCAAGTCGGGCTCCGATGCCAGCTCAGACCCCAACGGCGAGGAAATTGACCCCTACCAGAATCTGGTGTTTCAGTTTGCGGATGCCGTGGTGGGGCCCGAGCAGCAGGACCGTTGGGACACGGTGCAGGTGGTGCAGTTTGAGCCCGCCGTGCGCGGCAAGTTCAAGTGGAACTCTGACCGGGAGCTGGTTTTCTCGCCCAGCACGCCGTTCCGGCCCAGCACGGTTTTCAAGGCCACCCTGCGCCAGGAGGCCCTGCCCGAGGGCAAGCGCAACGTGGAGCTGCCCGAGAACCGCCAGCAGTTCCACACGCCTTACTTGCAGCTCCAGGAGCCGCAGGCGTTTTGGGGCCGTTCCGGTCAGGCGGCGGGCACGGCTGAAATGCGGGTGGAGCTGCCCTTCAACTACCCCGTAAAGCCCGCCGACGTGAAGCCCCTGCTCCGCGTCACGCAGGATGGGCAGCCAATGGCCTTTGAGCTGGCCAGCACCGAGCCCGGCCAGGTGGTGCGCGTGAGCCTCACCCAGCAAGTGCGGCCCGGCACGCCGCTCACGGTGGCCCTGGGCCAGGGCCTGCGCGCCCTGGGCAGCGACCAGGCCTCCACCGCCGATTACGAAAAGCAGGTTGACGTGCCCGACCCGCAGGCCCTGGAGGTGCGCTCCATCACCGGCACCCTGCAAGCGGCCGACCCGGTTATCACCATCCAAACCAACCAGCCCGTAACCACCACCGACTTGCAAAGCGCCCTGGCGGTGGCCCCGCAGGTGGCATTTGCGGTGGAGGAGCTGGAAAGCGGCTTTCGGCTGAAGGGTGGCTTCGAGGTGGGCAAGAGCTACCAGGTGAGCTTGCGCCGGGGCCTGCGCGGGGGTTTGGGCGGGCAACTGGGCGAGGATTTCACCCAGACCGTGAGCTTCGCCGACGAGCGGCCCACCATCCAGTTTGCCAGCGCCGACAAAGCCCTGTACCTCGACGCCCTGGGCTCACGCAACCTGGGCGTGCGCATCAACGAGGTGCAGCAGGTGAAGGTGACCATTGCCAAGGTCTACGCCAACAACATCCAGCAGCTGCTGCGCGCCGGCACCCAGTACGGCTACCCTGGCTATGATGGAGAAGAAGGCGCCGAAGAAGAGGAAGAAGACGGCGAGTACGTGGACCGCTCCTACCAATATTACGACGTGGAGAACCTGGGCAACGTGCTCGCGGAGCGCACCTACTCCGTGGCAGGGTTGCCCAAGGACCAGGGGCTGCGCCTATTGAATCTGAACCTCAAGGACCTGGAGTTTACGGGCGGCTTGAAGGGCCTCTACATCATCAAAGTGCAGGATACCGAGCGGCAGTGGCTGCAAGTAAGCAAGCTGGTGGCCGTGTCCGACATCGGGCTGCTAGTGAAGCAGGGCAAGGCGGGCAGCACGCTGGTGTTTGCCAACTCCATCCGCAACGCCAAGGCGCTCAGCGGGGTGGAAATGCGCTTCAT
This region of Hymenobacter sp. YIM 151500-1 genomic DNA includes:
- a CDS encoding DUF3667 domain-containing protein; protein product: MPELARSAHPVASSICRNCGNRGHGHFCQECGQSYATHRISFPHLLHEVFHLFTHLDKGFLYTLKELIRLPGDMQREYLAGQRYRHQKPFSMFFVAITVTALGQYFIKALVFKLYGMSDDSQDYFRHYFSLMQMALLPLYAFITWLFFRKSEYNYAEIAVLVLYSLSLVIFVVLLLNISRLLFPNFETEYIELPFIVAYNTITYFRLFPADSRWLIVSKSLLINTACFALSHVAAELVVHLLEK